A single Microbacterium protaetiae DNA region contains:
- a CDS encoding SCO6880 family protein gives MSSTNHDHPTAGELVPVKFSRLTRRGVLLGLSLTQLITLAIGGATLIGAFYAGGGMLLAYTAPIWVLAAALTWIPIAGRPIVEWLPIACWWLWRTTGGQLLYRLRIVVPRPVGTLALPGDMARLREYTDPDTSAGMIHDPHAATLTVVCEVTHPAFVLLDPGEQERRVSSWGRVLATVCRSGRIATLQVLERTLPDSGTGLAEWWATHGTPDGSWAADTYAELIDRAGPAGERHATTLSLSLDMKTSARQIRTAGGGIRGAAAVLRQEMNTIVAALRSADLSPSGWLTPGQIAVMLRSAYDPAIAATLERHGRLGQSLATAGPVAVTETWGRLRTDSAHHAVLWVSEWPRSLVYPGFLSPVLLSTGIQRSFSLICTPMRSDAAARDIRKKKVEHISDQAQRAKIGQIEDASQTAEYHDVLQQEADLTAGHGILRYTGLIAVSAPTVEELDAAVAAIEQAAIQASCETRLLVGQQAAAFTAAALPLCRRV, from the coding sequence ATGAGCAGCACGAACCACGACCACCCGACCGCGGGCGAACTCGTGCCGGTGAAGTTCTCCCGCCTCACCCGCCGTGGTGTCCTTCTCGGCCTGTCGCTGACCCAGCTCATCACGCTTGCCATCGGCGGAGCCACGCTCATCGGCGCGTTCTACGCCGGCGGCGGGATGCTCCTCGCCTACACCGCGCCCATCTGGGTACTCGCCGCAGCCCTGACCTGGATACCCATCGCAGGCCGTCCCATCGTGGAGTGGCTACCCATCGCCTGCTGGTGGCTGTGGCGCACCACCGGCGGCCAACTGCTGTACCGGCTCAGGATCGTCGTCCCGCGCCCCGTCGGCACCCTCGCACTGCCCGGCGACATGGCGCGACTGCGCGAGTACACCGACCCCGACACCAGCGCCGGCATGATCCACGACCCCCACGCCGCCACCTTGACCGTCGTGTGCGAGGTCACCCATCCCGCGTTCGTGCTCCTCGATCCCGGCGAGCAGGAACGCCGCGTCAGCTCCTGGGGCCGCGTCCTGGCCACCGTCTGCCGTTCCGGGCGGATCGCGACGCTGCAAGTCCTCGAACGCACCCTCCCGGACTCCGGCACCGGACTGGCCGAATGGTGGGCCACCCACGGCACCCCGGACGGCTCGTGGGCGGCCGACACCTACGCCGAACTCATCGACCGCGCCGGACCCGCCGGCGAACGACACGCCACCACGCTCTCGCTGTCACTGGACATGAAGACCAGTGCCCGTCAGATCAGGACCGCTGGCGGCGGGATACGCGGTGCCGCCGCCGTGCTGCGCCAGGAGATGAACACCATCGTCGCCGCGCTCCGCTCCGCCGACCTCTCGCCGTCCGGGTGGCTGACACCGGGGCAGATCGCGGTGATGCTGCGCTCGGCCTACGACCCCGCCATCGCCGCCACGCTGGAACGCCACGGGAGGCTCGGCCAGTCGCTTGCGACTGCGGGGCCGGTTGCCGTCACCGAGACCTGGGGCAGGTTGCGCACCGACTCCGCTCACCATGCGGTGCTCTGGGTCAGCGAGTGGCCGCGGTCGCTGGTGTATCCGGGGTTCCTGTCGCCGGTGTTGCTGTCCACTGGCATCCAGCGATCGTTCTCGCTGATCTGCACCCCGATGCGCTCCGATGCTGCCGCTCGCGACATCCGCAAGAAGAAGGTCGAGCACATCTCCGACCAGGCCCAGCGCGCGAAGATCGGCCAGATCGAAGATGCCTCCCAGACCGCCGAGTACCACGACGTGCTCCAACAAGAAGCCGACCTCACCGCCGGACACGGCATCCTTCGCTACACCGGCCTCATCGCCGTCTCCGCA